A genomic window from Candidatus Sulfotelmatobacter sp. includes:
- a CDS encoding site-specific DNA-methyltransferase, whose translation MLDIVGCCRVILLFGQMPLKKQDRRQLAIVGPKMPDPVFVTADPAAFVSRNADYALFQGRCEDVLGVLPEKPLFDLIVTSPPYNIGKPYEQKVELQQYKSEQKKVIDELVKRLKPTGSLCWQVGNYIVSSKNNRGSVYPLDILFHPIFEEMGLVLRNRIVWRFGHGLHCKHRFSGRYEVILWYTKANEYHFDLDAVRVKSKYPGKRHYKGPKAGELSSNPNGKNPEDVWEASCDEMWDGFWDIPNVKSNHVEKHSHPCQFPVGLVERLVKALTPTNGLVFDPYAGAASAGVAAAINQRKFWGAEVVKEYVRVGQQWLTDALIGKAKYRPHDKPIYDHTKSPLSKVPGEDTARLFK comes from the coding sequence TTGCTGGATATTGTTGGGTGTTGTAGGGTAATCTTGCTTTTCGGCCAGATGCCCCTAAAAAAGCAAGATCGCAGACAACTCGCTATCGTCGGTCCCAAAATGCCAGATCCAGTTTTCGTGACTGCCGATCCAGCGGCATTTGTGAGCCGAAACGCTGACTATGCTCTTTTCCAAGGACGCTGCGAAGATGTGCTCGGAGTGCTTCCTGAGAAACCTCTCTTTGATCTGATCGTTACCTCTCCGCCCTACAACATTGGCAAGCCGTACGAACAGAAAGTGGAATTGCAGCAATACAAGAGCGAGCAGAAAAAAGTCATAGACGAGCTCGTCAAGCGACTGAAACCCACGGGAAGCCTTTGCTGGCAGGTTGGCAACTACATCGTGAGTAGCAAAAACAACCGGGGGAGCGTCTACCCGCTCGACATTTTGTTTCATCCGATTTTTGAGGAGATGGGCTTAGTTCTACGAAACAGAATCGTATGGCGATTCGGGCATGGGCTGCACTGCAAGCATCGATTCAGTGGCCGGTACGAAGTGATCCTTTGGTATACGAAAGCGAACGAATACCATTTTGATCTCGACGCTGTTCGAGTCAAATCGAAATATCCCGGCAAGCGTCACTACAAAGGACCGAAAGCAGGTGAGCTTTCGAGCAACCCGAATGGCAAGAATCCTGAAGATGTCTGGGAAGCTTCCTGCGACGAAATGTGGGACGGATTTTGGGACATCCCGAATGTAAAAAGTAATCACGTGGAAAAGCATTCGCATCCGTGTCAGTTTCCTGTCGGTCTCGTAGAAAGATTGGTGAAGGCTCTGACTCCCACGAACGGGTTAGTATTTGATCCCTATGCTGGAGCCGCTTCTGCGGGCGTAGCTGCGGCCATAAATCAGAGGAAGTTCTGGGGAGCGGAAGTCGTTAAGGAATATGTTCGTGTTGGACAACAGTGGCTGACTGACGCACTCATCGGAAAGGCTAAGTACCGGCCGCACGACAAGCCCATTTACGACCACACCAAGTCGCCCCTGTCCAAGGTTCCGGGAGAAGATACCGCACGGCTATTTAAGTAG
- a CDS encoding BglII/BstYI family type II restriction endonuclease, producing MQTAQTHSHRRAEEELSDKGLLQEILHLPDASLVGVAPGSSPDIKTHFDSQLAELGWANEPRVHPDHNPTINAMKQRVGLTVQTGNITRAFYDLMKFQSMYLRDRVDVAVLVIPTTAAASTLGSNIANFGRVTEELGELFFHIVTVPVLIVSFE from the coding sequence ATGCAAACTGCCCAGACTCACTCCCATCGGCGAGCTGAGGAAGAGCTATCCGACAAAGGCTTGCTGCAAGAAATTCTCCACCTGCCCGACGCTTCGCTGGTCGGCGTGGCTCCCGGCTCATCGCCTGACATTAAGACGCATTTTGATTCACAACTGGCGGAGTTGGGATGGGCGAATGAGCCGCGTGTCCACCCAGATCACAATCCCACTATCAACGCAATGAAGCAGCGAGTTGGCCTGACGGTTCAAACTGGCAACATCACGCGTGCGTTTTATGACCTTATGAAGTTTCAGTCAATGTACTTGCGCGATCGCGTGGACGTTGCTGTTCTCGTCATACCCACAACAGCGGCTGCTTCCACCTTGGGGAGCAACATCGCGAATTTCGGAAGGGTCACAGAGGAATTGGGCGAGCTGTTTTTCCATATTGTAACGGTGCCCGTACTCATCGTCAGTTTCGAATAA
- a CDS encoding DEAD/DEAH box helicase: protein MTIKLEYLEREQKGRITASPELEQAVWARITGLATRVQPDLPIRGRVFDMDWAALLSMVARLADMRKQFGFGIEYSGGARDQLKRFREEYIALREPRTLPNLSEQSVQEQLGLLGFGRELKDHQRRDVVLMAAQRNGANFSVPGAGKTTVALAVHLLTNRDAHLLVVAPKNAFAAWDDVISESLIQSHPEADMTPFVRLEEGIDGVRAALRAEPRRAIISYDQLIRVPEVVADFMRSHRVHLIVDESHKMKSGGFSQRGAALLSIAHLPIRRDIMSGTPMPNALVDVVPQIDFLWPGQGLGRQIVVAENPAQILRPLYVRARKSELALPPVVKRHHAVTMSDAQLAFYSLVRDAILQRMAGVSANANIDLGAARMAVVRLLQISSNPVLAVRAMTSQQLDNFLHNDDTLEAIFTQVVAERDSPKLLATVALAREILTNDRSARVVIWSIFRENVERLSSLLSEFGATFIHGGVPVGDPNNLDTREGRIRAFHSNDLHGRVLVANPAACSEGISLHRVCHHAIYVDRSYNAAHFLQSVDRIHRLGLPPETLTYVHVMESVAPGVIGAIDYSVRRRLIDKLNMMANALEDIDLRQLALDEQEGEEPIDYDITLDDIVDLINELSGTAPEPGEELV from the coding sequence ATGACCATAAAGCTGGAATATCTCGAACGAGAACAGAAGGGTAGGATCACGGCCAGTCCCGAACTGGAGCAGGCCGTCTGGGCTCGAATTACCGGACTCGCCACGCGAGTGCAACCTGACCTCCCAATACGCGGTCGTGTTTTCGACATGGATTGGGCGGCATTGCTATCAATGGTGGCTCGGCTCGCCGATATGCGGAAGCAGTTTGGCTTCGGCATTGAATATTCGGGGGGAGCGCGAGACCAGTTAAAGAGATTCCGCGAGGAATACATCGCCTTGCGGGAACCGCGCACGTTACCGAACTTATCGGAGCAAAGTGTGCAGGAGCAACTGGGCCTGCTCGGATTCGGTAGAGAACTGAAAGATCATCAACGCAGGGATGTGGTGCTGATGGCCGCGCAGCGCAATGGCGCAAATTTCTCTGTGCCGGGTGCGGGAAAAACCACCGTCGCCCTTGCAGTCCATCTGCTAACTAATAGGGACGCACATCTTTTGGTGGTTGCTCCGAAGAATGCTTTTGCCGCATGGGACGATGTGATCTCCGAAAGTTTGATTCAATCGCATCCAGAAGCGGATATGACCCCATTTGTTCGGCTGGAAGAAGGGATTGATGGTGTCCGCGCTGCACTAAGAGCCGAACCTCGTCGCGCGATTATTTCCTACGATCAATTGATTAGGGTTCCCGAGGTCGTTGCTGATTTTATGCGGTCACATCGAGTGCACTTGATCGTTGACGAGAGCCACAAGATGAAGTCTGGCGGTTTTTCCCAACGTGGCGCGGCTCTTCTTTCCATCGCCCATTTGCCAATTCGTCGCGACATCATGAGTGGCACGCCGATGCCAAATGCGCTGGTGGATGTCGTGCCGCAAATCGACTTTTTATGGCCCGGACAAGGACTCGGGCGTCAGATCGTCGTCGCCGAGAATCCGGCCCAAATACTAAGGCCACTCTATGTGAGGGCCAGAAAAAGCGAACTGGCACTCCCACCAGTTGTAAAGCGGCATCACGCAGTAACCATGTCCGATGCACAACTCGCGTTCTACAGCTTGGTTCGCGATGCGATATTGCAACGGATGGCGGGAGTGTCGGCTAATGCGAATATCGATCTTGGTGCGGCACGCATGGCAGTTGTGCGTCTCCTACAGATTTCATCGAATCCTGTCCTCGCAGTTCGGGCGATGACATCGCAGCAGCTTGATAATTTCCTACACAACGATGACACTCTGGAAGCAATATTCACCCAAGTTGTTGCCGAGCGTGATTCTCCAAAACTGCTTGCAACGGTTGCGTTGGCCCGTGAAATCCTCACGAATGATCGATCTGCCCGCGTCGTCATATGGAGCATTTTTCGAGAAAACGTCGAGCGACTCAGCAGTCTACTGTCCGAGTTCGGTGCAACCTTTATTCATGGCGGAGTTCCTGTCGGTGACCCTAACAATCTGGATACGCGGGAAGGACGCATTCGTGCATTTCATTCCAATGATCTCCACGGTCGAGTTCTGGTGGCTAACCCAGCGGCTTGCTCCGAAGGAATCAGCCTTCATCGTGTCTGTCACCATGCGATCTATGTGGATCGTAGCTACAACGCTGCCCATTTCTTGCAGAGCGTAGATCGAATTCATCGATTGGGCCTGCCACCTGAGACGCTCACCTATGTGCATGTCATGGAGTCTGTTGCGCCCGGAGTCATCGGGGCGATTGACTACTCCGTGCGGCGCAGACTCATCGACAAATTGAACATGATGGCAAATGCACTTGAAGATATTGACCTTCGTCAGCTCGCCTTAGATGAACAGGAAGGAGAAGAGCCGATTGACTACGACATTACTCTGGATGACATAGTCGATCTAATCAACGAACTTTCTGGCACTGCGCCCGAACCGGGCGAGGAACTGGTGTGA
- a CDS encoding DUF3883 domain-containing protein gives MKPDLVFRISVIDAGLNLKRHLQTYPEVTVADAIRQLRNGPVFRNSLDYEAALDICEEHGIAPFCSSPNRTEELRQTLFKLAILLKPFWAKICFLGRDRVRDVLSVGQKQCLNYAGLLGPIDEAVRLWWDELAAHFRAEQSQKLLEIGRRGEKLSLQLEIETLRKLGISESPVWISLEDNTAGYDIASHRWNETGELTKLFIEAKATTTTEFVFFLTRHEWEVAAEAGSSFLFHFWYLPTPAVWIATVEQVAAHIPSDHGSGLWDKVRLNLRDRPFDPVMFPSFVAF, from the coding sequence GTGAAGCCGGATCTGGTGTTTCGCATTAGTGTGATCGATGCTGGCTTGAATCTGAAGCGACATCTTCAAACCTATCCCGAAGTAACAGTCGCGGATGCTATTAGGCAACTCCGCAACGGTCCAGTTTTCCGTAATTCGCTTGATTACGAGGCCGCACTCGACATTTGCGAAGAGCATGGCATTGCCCCGTTTTGCTCATCACCGAATCGAACCGAGGAACTAAGGCAAACATTGTTCAAGCTGGCGATTCTGCTGAAGCCATTTTGGGCGAAGATATGTTTCTTGGGGCGAGATCGAGTGCGTGATGTACTGTCGGTTGGCCAAAAACAGTGTCTGAATTATGCAGGCTTGCTCGGCCCAATCGACGAAGCGGTGCGTCTTTGGTGGGACGAATTGGCCGCACACTTTCGCGCTGAACAGTCCCAAAAACTGCTGGAGATCGGACGACGGGGTGAGAAACTCTCCCTTCAGTTGGAGATTGAGACGCTCAGGAAGTTGGGCATAAGCGAAAGTCCAGTGTGGATATCGCTTGAAGACAACACGGCTGGGTACGACATTGCGTCTCATCGATGGAATGAGACAGGTGAGTTGACAAAGCTGTTCATTGAAGCCAAGGCGACCACAACCACAGAATTCGTCTTTTTTCTGACTCGGCATGAGTGGGAAGTAGCGGCTGAGGCGGGAAGCAGTTTTCTTTTCCATTTCTGGTATCTCCCAACACCCGCTGTGTGGATTGCCACGGTGGAGCAAGTTGCTGCTCATATTCCCAGCGACCATGGTTCCGGTCTTTGGGACAAAGTCAGATTGAATCTTCGAGATCGTCCTTTTGATCCGGTAATGTTTCCATCGTTTGTAGCATTCTGA
- a CDS encoding HU family DNA-binding protein — MTKTSSPKKRVKGPQVGRDVVATLVRQTLNLNSDREADHVVCVVTDSIVTVIKENIDTNGFTLKLPSFGKFEVRHKTGKLRKIPLTGKVQMTADKRKVKFSVLSEFRQLERIPTA, encoded by the coding sequence GTGACCAAGACATCATCCCCGAAGAAGCGTGTCAAAGGCCCACAGGTCGGACGCGATGTTGTTGCCACGCTGGTTCGCCAAACCCTCAACCTAAACTCCGATCGGGAAGCAGATCACGTCGTCTGCGTCGTCACCGACAGCATCGTGACCGTGATCAAGGAAAATATCGACACCAACGGCTTTACTCTGAAGCTGCCCAGTTTCGGCAAATTCGAAGTCCGTCACAAGACGGGCAAGCTGCGCAAGATTCCTTTAACGGGAAAAGTGCAGATGACCGCCGACAAGCGTAAGGTGAAGTTCTCCGTGCTATCAGAGTTCCGGCAACTCGAACGCATACCAACAGCGTAG
- a CDS encoding AraC family transcriptional regulator, whose amino-acid sequence MPHLLHDDTFRRLCRGRDFLAAEYHSRVLLREAAREACLSEFHFHRLFRTTFGETPHGFLTRLRMDRARQMLASERGVTEVCFEVGYGSLGSFSSKFHTQFGHSPSQFQREIRRIFGYSAPWRILMIPGCFLQPPTLQ is encoded by the coding sequence GTGCCGCACCTTCTCCATGACGACACCTTTCGCAGGCTTTGTCGCGGGCGCGATTTTCTCGCCGCCGAATATCATTCCCGCGTTCTGCTGCGAGAGGCGGCGCGCGAGGCCTGTCTTTCCGAATTTCATTTCCATCGTCTTTTTCGAACCACCTTTGGCGAGACTCCGCATGGCTTTCTTACTCGCCTGCGCATGGACCGCGCCAGGCAGATGCTCGCCTCTGAGCGTGGCGTGACCGAAGTATGCTTCGAGGTAGGCTACGGAAGTTTGGGATCGTTTTCCAGTAAATTCCATACCCAGTTCGGCCATAGCCCCTCTCAGTTCCAGCGTGAAATCCGCCGCATCTTCGGCTATAGCGCACCCTGGCGCATCCTGATGATACCGGGATGTTTTCTACAGCCGCCAACTCTCCAATAG
- a CDS encoding VOC family protein, whose translation MIQKMSHATIYVLDQDLAKDFYVDKLGFDLKADYSAPNGFRWLAVAPKGQTEVEIALLRVGTGADSDRLKGGSATETAKKDIEAMAALLKKGWFSAGVFHTADCRKTFAELKAKGVEFVSEPKDEFFGVVAVFKDPFGNWFSMSQPKSNR comes from the coding sequence ATGATCCAAAAAATGTCCCACGCAACCATTTATGTGCTCGATCAGGACTTGGCCAAGGACTTCTACGTCGATAAGTTGGGTTTTGACCTTAAGGCGGATTACTCTGCGCCGAACGGCTTCCGCTGGCTCGCGGTCGCTCCTAAAGGACAGACTGAAGTGGAGATCGCCCTGCTGAGGGTCGGTACCGGCGCCGACTCCGACCGGCTGAAGGGCGGAAGCGCGACAGAAACTGCCAAGAAAGATATCGAAGCCATGGCTGCGCTGTTGAAGAAAGGCTGGTTCAGCGCCGGCGTCTTTCACACCGCAGATTGCCGCAAGACCTTTGCAGAACTCAAGGCCAAAGGCGTGGAGTTTGTCTCCGAACCCAAAGATGAATTCTTCGGCGTAGTAGCGGTGTTCAAAGATCCTTTTGGCAACTGGTTCAGCATGAGCCAGCCGAAAAGTAATCGATAG
- a CDS encoding acido-empty-quinoprotein group A — protein sequence MVSLIAFSTPRALLAQGADEQMLLHPPADSWPGYHGDYSGRRHSALTQIAPQNVKNLALAWAFQTEQKSPIKSSPLLVDGILYFTGPDNIWAIDARSGHMVWHYNQPTHEGEHIGQRGVAIYKGYLFFLLPDAHLISLNCKDGTVRWKAEVADVSKGYWTSMAPLVVGNHVLVGVSGDFDNLSGYIRAIDPETGTTQWQWDSTPPAGTPNQTTGGMTWMTGTYDPDLNLVYWGTGNPTPVLNGSTRPGDDLYTCSIVALNPDTGKLAWAFQASPHDTHDWDAVETPVLVDGDFHGAPKKMLMQTSRNGYFFVLDRTNGKSLLTAPFGPVNWTLGVDKQGRPIPNPAKEPAPDGRLIAPDEGGMTNYRSPSFDTKNGLFIVSAHPSWSVYFAKPADGVYGWAGADYDVWGKGVIEAIDYQTGKIRWSHELGAESGAGVLTTDSGLTFTGDAMGNFLALDSSDGKTLWHAGSGSHIVSSPITYQLDGRQYILTSSGGVLFAWALPEG from the coding sequence GTGGTTTCGCTCATTGCATTCTCTACTCCGCGCGCGCTGCTCGCCCAAGGTGCCGATGAGCAAATGCTTTTGCATCCGCCGGCTGACAGTTGGCCCGGATACCACGGCGACTATTCTGGCAGGCGCCACAGTGCGCTCACTCAGATCGCACCCCAAAACGTGAAAAACCTGGCCTTGGCTTGGGCTTTTCAGACGGAGCAGAAATCGCCAATCAAGTCTTCACCTCTGCTGGTGGATGGCATTCTGTACTTCACCGGCCCCGATAACATTTGGGCAATCGACGCACGCTCGGGCCACATGGTCTGGCACTATAATCAGCCCACCCATGAGGGTGAGCATATCGGACAGCGTGGCGTTGCGATCTACAAAGGGTATCTTTTCTTTCTGCTTCCCGACGCTCACCTAATTTCACTGAACTGCAAAGATGGAACCGTGCGCTGGAAAGCAGAGGTTGCCGACGTCTCTAAAGGCTACTGGACCAGCATGGCACCGCTCGTCGTCGGGAACCATGTGCTCGTTGGTGTGTCGGGAGATTTCGATAACCTGAGCGGCTACATCCGCGCGATCGATCCCGAGACTGGCACAACGCAGTGGCAATGGGATTCGACTCCTCCCGCGGGAACTCCGAATCAAACCACCGGAGGAATGACGTGGATGACGGGAACGTACGATCCCGATCTGAACCTGGTCTACTGGGGGACTGGCAATCCAACTCCCGTGTTGAATGGTTCGACGCGGCCCGGCGACGATCTCTACACCTGTTCAATCGTGGCGCTGAATCCCGATACGGGCAAGCTGGCGTGGGCATTCCAGGCCTCTCCGCACGATACCCACGACTGGGACGCGGTTGAAACTCCCGTGCTGGTCGACGGAGACTTCCACGGGGCGCCGAAAAAAATGCTGATGCAGACCTCGCGCAACGGCTACTTCTTCGTTCTCGATCGCACTAACGGGAAGAGTCTTCTGACCGCCCCGTTCGGGCCGGTAAACTGGACACTCGGAGTCGACAAGCAAGGCCGCCCGATTCCGAATCCTGCCAAGGAACCAGCTCCCGACGGGCGTCTCATCGCGCCCGACGAGGGCGGCATGACCAACTATCGCTCACCCAGCTTCGACACGAAAAACGGTCTGTTCATCGTCAGCGCCCATCCCAGCTGGAGCGTTTACTTCGCCAAGCCAGCCGATGGAGTCTACGGTTGGGCGGGGGCGGACTACGACGTTTGGGGCAAAGGCGTGATCGAGGCTATCGATTACCAAACAGGAAAGATCCGATGGAGCCACGAGCTCGGCGCCGAATCGGGCGCAGGAGTGTTGACGACGGACTCGGGGTTAACTTTTACCGGCGACGCGATGGGCAATTTCCTGGCGTTGGATTCAAGCGACGGTAAAACGCTCTGGCACGCAGGGTCGGGCTCGCACATCGTGAGTTCTCCCATCACCTACCAACTGGATGGCCGCCAGTACATTCTCACCAGCAGCGGAGGTGTACTGTTCGCGTGGGCGCTTCCGGAAGGTTGA
- a CDS encoding c-type cytochrome — MNSPGATSLRSSLHWNAPLAALLLLSLATAQNPTPSTPAGSKIKPIEAPASQTYPSDLVQSGAALFRQDCSFCHGRDAGGGETGPDLTRSKLVTADMDGDKIGPVVRNGRPDKGMPPFDRSDQQIASLVAFIHTQQNNAIANAGRKGNGGRKGVDASDLQTGDAAAGQRYFNGAGGCANCHSPTGDLAGIAARYEGLQLEKQMLYPKHAKSRVTVTLASGETIDGTLAYLDEFTVGVIDASGVYRSWRTRDVRYKVDAPVEAHVELFSKYTDADVHNLMAYLQTLR, encoded by the coding sequence ATGAATTCTCCTGGCGCAACTTCTCTTCGTTCATCTTTACATTGGAATGCGCCGCTGGCCGCTCTTTTGCTCCTGAGCCTTGCCACCGCGCAAAATCCCACTCCCAGCACGCCGGCGGGAAGCAAAATCAAACCGATCGAAGCTCCCGCGTCCCAAACCTATCCTTCAGACTTGGTCCAGAGTGGCGCAGCACTTTTCCGGCAAGATTGCTCCTTTTGTCATGGCCGCGATGCCGGCGGCGGAGAGACCGGCCCCGATCTCACGCGATCGAAGTTAGTCACCGCGGACATGGACGGGGACAAGATTGGCCCAGTCGTGCGCAATGGGCGCCCTGATAAGGGCATGCCACCGTTCGATCGGTCGGACCAACAGATTGCCAGCCTGGTGGCGTTTATCCATACGCAGCAAAACAATGCCATTGCGAACGCCGGACGCAAAGGAAACGGCGGCCGAAAAGGTGTGGACGCCTCCGATCTCCAAACCGGAGACGCAGCAGCCGGGCAGCGGTACTTCAACGGGGCCGGCGGATGCGCAAACTGCCACTCGCCGACCGGGGATCTTGCCGGAATCGCGGCGCGCTACGAAGGCCTTCAACTCGAGAAGCAGATGCTCTACCCGAAGCACGCGAAGTCAAGAGTCACGGTCACCCTTGCTTCCGGCGAAACCATCGACGGAACACTGGCATATCTGGACGAGTTTACGGTTGGAGTCATCGACGCATCCGGCGTGTATCGATCATGGCGAACCCGCGATGTGCGCTACAAAGTCGATGCTCCGGTGGAAGCGCATGTGGAATTGTTCAGTAAATACACCGATGCCGACGTTCACAACCTGATGGCCTATTTACAAACTTTGCGTTAG
- a CDS encoding ThuA domain-containing protein, whose protein sequence is MRQARIALFSVLFFSILATLMVGQDRPAVDPTLPPPPHEKQIRLKHILVIGQTKGFEHDSVSDGMVAIYNMGRESGLWDATLRTDVELITKKDLGRNAKTLDYFDALVFVSTTGELDMDDSQKKDMIAFIKDDGKGFVGVHAALDTNYKWPEYGEMIGGWFDQHPWLTFNAPIINEDPNFPAVRHFPKAFVKYDEIYQPKEWSREKVNVLLSLDPTKLNYDNNPRVHRTDHDFAVAWAKMYGKGRVFYSTLGHTQEAWNDPDVRKMYFEAIKWVLGMTEGSTSSHPRQQTLGDGH, encoded by the coding sequence TTGCGCCAAGCTCGAATAGCTCTATTCTCCGTTCTCTTCTTTTCGATCCTCGCCACGTTGATGGTTGGTCAGGATCGTCCCGCGGTGGATCCTACGCTCCCGCCTCCGCCCCACGAGAAGCAGATTCGCCTTAAACACATTCTGGTAATCGGTCAGACCAAAGGATTCGAGCACGATTCGGTTTCCGATGGCATGGTGGCGATCTATAACATGGGTCGTGAAAGCGGCCTTTGGGACGCCACGCTTCGCACCGATGTCGAACTCATCACGAAGAAAGACCTGGGCAGAAACGCGAAAACGCTCGACTACTTCGATGCTCTGGTTTTTGTCAGCACGACAGGCGAGCTCGACATGGACGACAGCCAGAAGAAAGACATGATAGCGTTCATCAAGGACGACGGCAAAGGCTTCGTCGGCGTTCACGCCGCCCTCGACACCAACTACAAATGGCCGGAATACGGCGAGATGATCGGCGGATGGTTCGACCAGCACCCCTGGCTCACGTTCAATGCGCCGATTATTAATGAAGATCCGAACTTCCCGGCGGTACGCCATTTTCCGAAGGCCTTCGTTAAGTATGACGAGATCTATCAGCCGAAAGAATGGTCGCGCGAAAAAGTGAACGTTCTGCTCAGTCTCGATCCTACCAAACTCAACTACGACAACAACCCACGCGTGCACAGAACGGACCACGACTTCGCTGTGGCCTGGGCCAAAATGTACGGCAAAGGGCGGGTTTTCTACTCCACGCTCGGTCATACACAGGAAGCCTGGAACGACCCCGACGTCCGTAAGATGTATTTTGAAGCGATTAAATGGGTGCTGGGAATGACGGAGGGTTCGACTAGTTCCCATCCGCGGCAGCAAACGTTGGGAGATGGGCACTAG
- a CDS encoding sugar phosphate isomerase/epimerase produces the protein MRVGVFTPLLSQLPLTEVLKKLAVLHIETVELGTGNYVGDPHCKLAMLENASALADFRKVLADHGVSISALSCHGNPLHPDPALAKQYREVSRKTILLAEKLGVGTMVDFSGCPGDSPNAIAPNWVTCPWPPEYRKVLDWQWNEVVTPYWVEHAKFAADHGVKIAVEMHPGFVVYSPETMLRLRSIAGDNVGCNYDPSHLFWQQIDPIAAVRVLAGSIFHVHAKDTQLYAENMVRAGVLDTKPYTEERHRSWIFRTCGYGHGEEWWREFVSMLRMFGYDYVLSIEHEDSLLSPGEGLTKAANFLNSIVIREQPGAAWWT, from the coding sequence ATGCGCGTTGGAGTCTTTACTCCTCTGCTGTCGCAGTTGCCCCTCACCGAAGTTCTCAAGAAGCTCGCGGTCCTTCACATTGAGACCGTTGAACTTGGCACAGGGAATTATGTTGGCGATCCCCATTGTAAGCTGGCGATGCTTGAAAATGCTTCGGCCCTGGCCGACTTCAGGAAGGTGCTCGCCGACCACGGGGTCAGCATCAGCGCGTTAAGTTGTCATGGCAACCCGCTGCATCCAGACCCGGCTCTGGCGAAACAATACCGCGAGGTGAGCCGCAAAACGATTCTGCTCGCCGAGAAGCTTGGCGTGGGCACGATGGTTGATTTCTCAGGATGCCCGGGGGACTCGCCGAATGCGATCGCTCCCAACTGGGTGACTTGTCCGTGGCCTCCGGAGTACCGCAAGGTTCTCGACTGGCAATGGAATGAGGTCGTCACGCCCTATTGGGTCGAGCACGCAAAGTTCGCTGCCGACCACGGCGTGAAAATTGCCGTAGAAATGCATCCGGGGTTTGTGGTCTATAGTCCGGAGACGATGCTTCGATTGCGCTCGATCGCAGGCGACAATGTCGGCTGTAACTATGACCCCAGCCATCTCTTCTGGCAGCAGATCGATCCCATCGCCGCTGTGCGCGTTCTGGCGGGCTCCATCTTTCATGTTCATGCCAAAGACACGCAACTCTATGCGGAGAATATGGTGCGCGCGGGCGTCCTCGACACTAAGCCATACACTGAGGAACGCCATCGCAGCTGGATCTTCCGCACTTGCGGTTATGGCCATGGCGAGGAGTGGTGGCGGGAGTTCGTCTCCATGTTGCGTATGTTTGGCTACGATTACGTGCTGTCCATCGAGCATGAAGACAGCCTGCTCTCGCCCGGTGAAGGATTGACGAAAGCGGCGAACTTCCTCAACAGCATCGTAATCCGCGAGCAGCCTGGGGCGGCCTGGTGGACCTAG